Proteins encoded in a region of the Alosa sapidissima isolate fAloSap1 chromosome 19, fAloSap1.pri, whole genome shotgun sequence genome:
- the kcnk5a gene encoding potassium channel subfamily K member 5a, whose amino-acid sequence MVDKGPLLTSAIIFYLSIGAAIFQVLEEPNWKLAVKQYAAQREKILKDYPCLTKDDLDKILEVVSDAAGQGVTITGDKTFNNWNWPNAVIFAATVITTIGYGNIAPKTPAGRVFCIFYGLFGVPLCFTWISELGKFFGGRAKHLGRFLTKRGVSLRKTQITCTAIFLLWGLVVHLVIPPFVFMSQEGWTYIEGLYFSFVTLTTIGFGDLVAGIDPNADYPTLYRYFVEVWIYLGLAWLSLFFNWKVRMVVEAHKALKKRRKRRKLSLDESHHHYKESTKTLHLPPSSNEVNIFSFLSKRQEGYSDLIKQMGSKNVNGGHGASKMTAASGRAKVPNRSKSCSDTVATNGNPILNLDRSPRQKRRYSFSDRVTVAFSKSKNYLLGQDSGLLLNEVQSEADMEEDQERMYENQLDKDAGENHPGQDMCSFGGSRDKWDSKEQQTMVFQTANITFIDEENLHYNMDDACDTKANFSVMTEENVDSETDSKEEDSESEESVFTTDGSDNCHSYEQLVEEYSKEDNT is encoded by the exons ATGGTGGACAAAGGTCCACTATTGACATCTGCTATAATTTTTTATCTGTCCATTGGGGCAGCAATATTTCAAGTTCTCGAGGAGCCGAATTGGAAACTTGCTGTGAAACAATACGCCGCTCAAAGGGAGAAAATTCTAAAAGACTACCCATGTCTTACAAAAGATGACTTGGACAAGATTCTTGAG GTGGTCTCTGATGCTGCAGGACAAGGTGTCACAATAACTGGAGACAAAACCTTCAACAACTGGAACTGGCCCAATGCTGTTATCTTTGCTGCTACGGTTATCACAACGATAG GTTATGGCAACATTGCTCCTAAAACCCCTGCTGGCAGGGTCTTCTGCATTTTCTACGGGCTCTTTGGAGTACCCCTGTGTTTCACATGGATCAGTGAGTTGGGCAAGTTTTTTGGTGGTCGGGCAAAACACTTGGGCCGTTTTCTCACCAAGAGAGGCGTCTCATTG AGGAAGACTCAGATCACTTGTACTGCCATCTTTCTTCTGTGGGGCCTAGTGGTACATCTAGTCATCCCACCTTTTGTCTTCATGTCACAAGAGGGCTGGACCTACATTGAAGGCTTATACTTCTCGTTTGTCACGTTAACTACAATTGGCTTTGGTGACTTGGTAGCAG GTATCGACCCCAATGCAGACTACCCAACTTTGTACCGCTACTTTGTGGAGGTGTGGATTTACTTGGGTTTGGCTTGGCTATCGCTTTTCTTCAACTGGAAAGTGCGGATGGTGGTGGAAGCCCACAAGGCTCTCAAAAAGCGCAGGAAGCGGCGCAAGCTCTCGCTGGACGAGTCACACCACCATTACAAGGAGAGCACCAAAACTCTACATCTTCCCCCCTCTTCTAATGAGGTCAATATATTCAGCTTCCTCTCCAAGAGACAGGAGGGCTACAGTGACCTCATCAAGCAAATGGGCTCAAAAAATGTGAATGGGGGCCATGGTGCAAGCAAAATGACTGCTGCCAGCGGCAGAGCCAAAGTTCCTAACCGTTCCAAGAGCTGCAGCGATACGGTTGCCACCAACGGTAACCCTATTCTCAACCTGGACCGATCCCCGAGGCAAAAACGGCGTTACAGTTTTAGCGACCGAGTTACCGTGGCCTTTTCGAAGTCCAAAAACTACTTACTGGGCCAGGACAGTGGGTTGCTCTTGAATGAGGTCCAAAGCGAAGCAGACATGGAGGAGGACCAGGAGAGGATGTACGAAAACCAACTCGACAAAGACGCTGGAGAGAACCATCCGGGCCAGGACATGTGCAGCTTCGGTGGCAGCAGAGACAAGTGGGACTCTAAAGAACAGCAAACGATGGTCTTCCAGACCGCCAATATCACTTTCATAGATGAAGAAAACCTACACTACAACATGGACGATGCCTGTGATACCAAGGCTAACTTTTCTGTGATGACAGAGGAAAATGTAGACTCAGAAACAGACTCGAAGGAGGAGGACTCTGAGTCCGAGGAGTCCGTTTTTACCACAGATGGGTCAGACAATTGTCACTCCTATGAGCAGCTGGTAGAGGAGTACTCTAAAGAGGACAACACCTAA